The Oncorhynchus gorbuscha isolate QuinsamMale2020 ecotype Even-year unplaced genomic scaffold, OgorEven_v1.0 Un_scaffold_766, whole genome shotgun sequence sequence tcctcttccactgtaACAGCCTCCTCCTCTTTCAATATGATATCCTCCTCTTCCATTTTGAAAGCTTCTATCTCCTCTTCCACTGTAACAGCCTCTACCCCCTCTTCCACTCCAAACGGTTCTTTCTCTTCTTCCACTGTAACTCCTCCTCTTTCATTCTGAAagcttctactcctcctcttccactgtaACAGCCTCCTCCTCTTTCAATATGAAATCCTCCTCTTTCATTCTGAAagcttctatctcctcctcttccactgtaACAGCCTCCTCCTCTTTCAATATGATATCCTCCTCTTTCATTCTGAAagcttctacctcctcctcttccactgtTACATACTCTattccctcttcctctttcattCCAAACGGTTcttctcttctttcactgtaacttCCTCCTTTTTAATTCTGAaatcttctttctctcctttcactgTGATATCCTCCTCTTCTACCACGACAATGTTCAGCCCCAGAGCTTCTTTCTCTGTCCAGCAGACCTCCGCTTCTTTAGCAGGGGGGGAGTAGTTTAGCTCATTGGTCAGGGATGTTAGCTAGCATTAGTGACTAGCCTAGTCTAGTCTTAGCTCAGTATCACTCTTAACAATGTAGTACATTTAACAAGCATATTACgtttaaattgttttaaaaacCAGATTAATATACAAATTATCAAAGGAGTTTCAATGCATCAGTTTATTGTTGGCTAGTAAGCTACCGAGGTAGCTGATTTAGTTGCCATTTTGTTTTTAGGGAGAGTCCCGTCCCGTCCACTAATtatgtacaacaacaaaaaaatcaactGAAAGACTcacatcgccatctgctgactggagttggTAAAGCAGTTATTCAACGACATTTATTCtcgcaaataataataatatcaaaaTGAGAAAATACATTTTCTCAAACCCCTTTACAGCCAATACTTTCCTTCATCACAAGATAAGATAATTACTTTTTTCATCCCAATGGGGAAATGTTGTTTTCTGCTCTGTGTATGTACAAACAAATCATCAAACATACAAAGGACATTAAGACAACTTCAGACAATAAATATGAGAATAAAAGATGAGCTTCTACTTCAGTCAAATTTATTGTAAAAAGCCTTTACATTTCTTACAAAATAATAAGTTGTGTTATTGTTAGACAAAGATTAAACAAAGATGTAGGCCTACTCAATAACATTAATAACTATTTTAGTGGTGACTCAAATCTGTAGCCTATAGTACGGTGAGTAGTCTAGATAGCTCATTTAGAAACATCTGTAGTACAGTGAGTAGTCTAGATAGCTCATTTAGAAACATCTGTAGTACAGTGAGTAGTCTAGATAGCTCATTTAGAAACATCTGTAGCCTGTAGTACAATGAGTAGTCTAGATAGCTCATTTAGAAACATCTGTAGCCTGTAGTACAGTGAGTAGTCTAGATAGCTCATTTAGAAACACCTGTAGCCTGTAGTACAGTGAGTAGTCTTAGTCTAGATAGCTCATTTAGAAACACCTGTAGCCTGTAGTACAGTGAGTAGTCTTAGTCTAGATAGCTCATTTAGAAACATCTGTAGCCTATAGTACGGTGAGTAGTCTAGATAACTCATTTAGAAACATCTGTAGTAAAGTGAGTAGTCTAGATAGCTCATTTAGAGACATCTGTTGTACAGTGAGTAGTATAGATAGCTCATTTAGAAACATCTGTAGCCTATAGTACGGTGAGTAGTCTAGATATCTCATTTAGAAACATCTGTAGTACAGTGAGTAGTCTAGATAGCTCATTTAGAAACATCTGTAGCCTGTATTACAGTGAGTAGTCTAGATATCTCATTTAGAAACATCTGTAGTACAGTGAGTAGTCTAGATATCTCATTTAGAAACATCTGTAGTACAGTGAGTAGTCTAGATAGCTCATTTAGAAACATCTGTAGCCTGTAGTACAGTGAGTAGCCTAGATAGCTCATTTAGAAACATCTGTAGCCTGTAGTACAGTGAGTAGTCTAGATAGCTCATTTAGAAACATCTGTAGCCTGTAGTACAGTGAGTAGTCTAGATAGCTCATTTAGAAACATCTGTAGTACAGTGAGTAGTCTAGATAGCTCATTTAGAAAAATGTGATATTATTCTTCCCTTTTCAACATTAAAAGTAACAATATAAATCGACATCTCTGTCTAATTCCATCTCCATCTGTTTCTTTCTCGTAAACCTTTTCCCCATCCTGGAATCTGAGACTTTATGGGAATCTGTGGTCGAGAAGAAGAATGTATGACAATTTTGGCATAGACACTATACATTACCCTCTAGTTATCATCATCGTGATTTCTATAGTTTAGGCATATAGCTAGTTACCTAGCTAGTGTTTGTGTTATCCAGCTAGCAATAACAGTGTTTGGTAACATTAACACGTTTGCTAGCGTTTAGTTACATTGAAAAGGGGTAAACGTTACTCATAGTGTGTTGActcaagtagctagctagctaatgctaaCATGCTGGGTGTGTCTCACCTGGAGAACAAGGTTCAGGAAGGATAATACCACCGAgcccagctaacgttagccagctagctagtagctaccataGCATATTGCGAGctttagccagccagctagctagtagctaccataGCATATTGCGAGctttagccagccagctagctagtagctaccataGCATATTGTGAGCTTTAGCTAACCAGCCAGTCAATGTTAAAATACAAAGTAAAGTACTCAAATAACTTTGTGGTAatgaaagcaaaaacagatttttcaatttttttttgcaaatgtatttaaaaaaaacactatttataagtattcagacccattgttatgagactcgaaattgagctcaggtgcatcctgtttccattgatcatccttgaaacgtttctacaacttggagtccacctgtggtaaattaaattgattggacatgatttgggaaggcacacacctgtctatataaggtcccacagttgacagtgcatgtcagagcaaaaaccaagccatgaggtcgaaggaattgtcaatAGAGCTCCGGGACTggttcctcgacacaatcctatggcaccatccctacagtgaagcatggtggtggcaccatccctacggtgaagcatggtggtggcaccatccctacggtgaagcatggtggtggcaccatcactacggtgaagcatagtggtggcaccatccctacggtgaagcatggtggtggcaccactatggtgaagcatggtggtagcaccatcactacggtgaagaatggtggtggcagcatcatgcaatgcggatgtttttcagcgtcagggactgagaaactagtcaggatcgagggaatgatgaacggcgcaaagtacagagacatatccttgacgaaaacctgctccatagtggtcaggacctcagacgggggcgaactcgatcgaacatctctgcagagacctgaaaatagctgtgcagcgacgctgcCCATACAACATACCTgaaacagagcttgagaggatccgcagagaagaatgggagaacctccccaaatacaggtgtgccaagcttttagcgtcatacccaagaaggctgtAATCGCccacaaaggtgcttcaactgagtaaagggtctgaatacttatgtaaatgtattagtacattttttaaaaacatttgcaacattttctaaacatctgtttttgctttgtcattatggggtattgtgatgtcattatggggtattgtgatgtcattatggggtattgtgatgtcattatggggtattgtgatgtcattatggggtgttgtgtgtagattgatgaggggggaaaaaacatttaatcaattttagaatatcaagctctaacgtaacaaaatacaTTGTAATTCTCATAGTTATATTGTAATAAGACAATATTCACGTTGTCGGCCAGAAGGGTAGTTAATGTTAACAACGTcgaggtagctagctagttcacTTAACTACACGATTCACAATAGCTACCGTGAATTTCCCTGCCTGGTACAAGATAGCAATATGACGATAGCCTTAGTACATTAGCTATCATGCAGTGTGAAATAATACATTTCGACTATCATAGCTCTGCATTCATAGAAAATAACCTTAGCATGCTTTTCAATCCTTTGCCCTTCTGACTCCTAAGTTACCTAATGACATTACTGGGATGGTTCTATACTAGTTACCTAATGACATTACTGGGATGGTTCTATACTAGTTACCTAATGACATTATTGGGATGGTTCTATACTAGTTACCTAATGACATTACTGGGATGGTTCTATACTAGTTACCTAATGACATTACTGGGATGGTTCTATACTAGTTACCTAATGACATTACTGGGATTTCTATACTAGTTACCTAATGACATTACTGGGATGGTTCTATACTAGTTACCTAATGACATTACTGGGATGGTTCTATACTAGTTACCTAATGACATTACTGGGATGGTTCTATACTAGTTACCTAATGACATTACTGGGATGGTTCTATACTAGTTACCTAATGACATTACTGGGATGGTTCTATACTAGTTACCTAATGACATTACTGGGATGGTTCTATACTAGTTACCTAATGACATTACTGGGATGGTTCTATACTAGTTACCTAATGACATTACTGGGATGGTTCTATACTAGTTACCTAATGACATTACTGGGATGGTTCTATACTAGTTACCTAATGACATTACTGGGATGGTTCTATACTAGTTACCTAATGACATTACTGGGATGGTTCTATACTAGTTACCTAATGACATTACTGGGATGGTTCTATACTAGTTACCTAATGACATTACTGGGATGGTTCTATACTAGTTACCTAATGACATTACTGGGATGGTTCTATACTAGTTACCTAATGACATTACTGGGATGGTTCTATACTAGTTACCTAATGACATTACTGGGATGGTTCTATACTAGTTACCTAATAACATTACTGGGATGGTTCTATACTAGTTACCTAATAACATTACTGGGATGGTTCTATACTAGTTACCTAATGACATTACTGGGATGGTTCTATACTAGTTACCTAATGACATTACTGGGATGGTTCTATACTAGTTACCTAATGACATTACTGGGATGGTTCTATTCTAGTTACCTAATATTACAATACAATCCTAGTAACAGACCATGTAGTGAATATTACAATACAATCCTAGTAACAGACCATGTAGTGAATATTACAATACAATCCTAGTTACAGACCATGTAGTGAATATTACAATACAATCCTAGTAACAGCCGTGTGCACTTTTGTTTTCTTCTGTAGGATTTGAGTTTTGAAGAGAGCCGCAAGAACGCCCAGGGGCTGCAGACCGCCCAGGGGCCCAGGGGCCGCAGACCGCCCAGGGGCCCAGGGGCCGCAGACCGCCCAGGGGCCGCAGACCGCCCAGGGGCCCAGGATGCAGAGAGAATTGGACAGGAAGACGTATCCAACAAAGCAGGATCAGTGAGTTAGTCTCACCTGGTGCTTCGGTTGTTATTTTATGTTTTTAGAAGCTTTTTTAAAAAATGGTCTAATTGACTCAATAACCAAGTTTAGATTTCCCAATGAGCCAGAAATGTCATAGTTATTTCTGGTTCTTTATAAAAGTTTAGATAGCCCTTATTGATCCTGCCTTGCAGTACACCCCTCTCAATATTAATATGTACATTATGAATAAATACTGTTAGAATagggatttttaatttattttttaaatgtacatgaAGATGTGACCAAATATTCCCTTAAATCCACACTCTGTAAGATACATATGCAACTCAAATGTAAACAATAGATGATTTGTAGTGCTTGAGGAAGGAGGTCCActcagtcacacagacacacacatagaaaacCCAGAGCCAGAGTTTGTAAAGGACCATTTAAATCACAGAGAGTACAAATTGAAACTGTCACACAGACAAACCCATAGAAGAGCCAGAGCCAGAGTTTGTAAAGGACCATTTAATCACAGAGAGCGTACAAATTGAAACTGTCACACAGACAAACCCATAGAAGATCCAGAGCCAGAGTTTGTAAAGGACCATTTAAATCACAGAGAGAGTACAAATTGAAACTGTCGCTCGCTATTAAAACTGCTATACTTCATTTTTTTCAATTCATGTCTTTAGATGAAAAGACTTAACCCATGTATTGTTGAATAGGCGTTTTAAAAGGCCCAGTACAGAGTCAGAAACGTGTGTTTTTAAATATGTCCatactgaggttggaataatactgtggaaATGATGATCATGTCCTTGCAGTGTAAGAGCCGTTTcaaaagaccgcctgaaatttcagcctgttttggaaGGATGACACGTTGGCGTTCTTGATATCCTCATCAGGCAGGTAATTAGTTATCAAATCAATATGAAAAACCTCTCTGTCCATAAGAGCTAGTTCAGTTgttccctccccactcagtcccATCAAAAtgcttgcttgagaaattgctctttgctaagaaatTATTTTGGTTTTGACCATTTGAAATTGAAAAACCTTACAGTAAGGTACCTAAATATTACAGTAAGGTACCTAAATATTATAGTAAGGTACCTAAATATTACAGTAAGTGACCTAAATATTACAGTAAGGTACCTAAATATTACAGTACGGTACCTAGACATTACAGTAAGGTACCTAAATATTACAGTAAGGGACCTAAATATTACAGTAAGGGACCTAAATATTACAGTACGGTACCTAAACATTACAGTAAGGTACCTAAATATTACAGTAAGGGACCTAAATATTACAGTAAGGGACCTAAATATTACAGTAAGGAACCTAAACATTACAGTAAGGTACCTAAATATTACAGTAAGGGACCTAAATATTACAGTACGGTACCTAAATATTACAGTAAGGGACCTAAATATTACAGTAAGGGACCTAAATATTACAGTAAGGGACCTAAATATTACAGTAAGGGACCTAAATATTACAGTAAGGGACCTAAATATTACCCATTGGACCCTTAAAGCTAGAATCTTTAGTTTGACCGAAAATTATAGTTTAAACTATAATCTGTTTTGAGGTTCATACAATGTgtgtttacattgtttacaaaccaTTGGTGCAAATCAAGAGTGTATTTTGGAATCAgagtatgacagttgaactaagctcatgaggcattttatAAGTTATGTTCAATCAAGAATCAATGAGTATCATTAATTTGGAAAGTTTTTTAAAAAGTAGgcagcaactaaggattctagcatCGAACCAAGTTGATTTTACGTGACATGAACAAAAACACTACTTTTCAGTCAAAAACTTAAGTCAGAACACAGCTTCTTCATTCTCTCATGTGCTTTCAGGCACCATAAccgggtaaaactctttccacaccgGGAACAGTGGTATGGCTTCTCTCCCGTGTGTGTCCTCTCGTGCTCTTTTAGGCTCCCTaactgggtaaaactctttccacaatgAGAGCACAATGGTTTTTCGCCTGTGTGTATTTTTTCATGAGCTTTCAAGTGACAACGCTGGATAAATCTCTTTCCACACTGAGAGCATTTGAAAGGCCTCTCTACAGAGTGTGTTCTCTCATGTTTTTCAGGTCCCATGGTGATAAAAACACGTTGTCACACTGGGAGCATTGATACGGCTTCTCTACAGCGTGTGATCTTTTATGTCTTTTTAAGTTCCCTAaatgggtaaaactctttccacacaggGAGCAATAGTAAGGCTtcactcctgtgtgtgtcctctcctgcTCTTTCAGTTGCCCTGGCCAGCTAAAACTCTTGCCACACTGGGAACAGAGGtatggcttctcccctgtgtgtgttctcttatgTGACTTCAGGGCTCCTGATGAAACATATCTATTtttacactgggagcagtggtagggCTTCTCCCCTGTATGTGTCATTTCATGCATTTTCAGTTTCATTAACTGGATAAAACcttttccacattgggagcagtaaTAAGACTTCTCCCCTGTGTGCGTTCTCTTGTGTTCTTTCAGGTGGCTTGACCGgataaaactctttccacactgggagcagtgatgaggtttttcccctgtgtgtgtcctcacatGTTCTTTTAGGTTCCAAAACCttgtaaaactctttccacactgggaacattggtagggcttctctcctgtgtgtgtcctgtca is a genomic window containing:
- the LOC124020188 gene encoding zinc finger protein 239-like produces the protein MSSLSYSPPAKEEEDCWTEKDGPVKEEKEDEAITVKKEVEGEAVTVKEEDVSVKEVDVTVEEEEDAFRVKEEEDAVEKGKEEEITVTVMEEEEEKNGNLINTRERQDSHSDSEKCLSEEPETSKPARRRHSSQCGKSLTKLGSLKNHDRTHTGEKPYQCSQCGKSFTRFWNLKEHVRTHTGEKPHHCSQCGKSFIRSSHLKEHKRTHTGEKSYYCSQCGKGFIQLMKLKMHEMTHTGEKPYHCSQCKNRYVSSGALKSHKRTHTGEKPYLCSQCGKSFSWPGQLKEQERTHTGVKPYYCSLCGKSFTHLGNLKRHKRSHAVEKPYQCSQCDNVFLSPWDLKNMREHTL